From the Hylaeus volcanicus isolate JK05 chromosome 4, UHH_iyHylVolc1.0_haploid, whole genome shotgun sequence genome, one window contains:
- the LOC128875913 gene encoding uncharacterized protein LOC128875913 isoform X1, with protein MWKSVWLLIVLAVLVDSGYEVRRGKRQTIGQVAQQISKALANFSPVPFWQSSEPDGFACNESGYYADPHNCNYFHQCVVFLSDHPLRFTYRCNDDRVYSIEKRNCVMPDESDRVKCGGRTNRSKKRSPPTYQGARDLDQTISPNVNERLQKDYENLSDGIRDLERIDKLPLFEEPTDESTTTTPETENEAAISTTMIFLKNEQFSEETKHLEPTTEQATDGKAGITASSLYWETDTTSVEQIEQRVTTVSESPPSIQQEYSDESEESRCIDEGFFGVLDDCSKFYRCVPVGHTFLKYIFSCSNGTIWDDHLKTCNFRAAIREITCQDKRTSSTTSERSSGSSEVACLAGNLTADQTVIVCPTSFRRLPKYCNVFYQCTTNESLHMNFVPLLCPENTFFNEDRLECTSNEVGERNDCVNFERLGTLHANEMFEAPSTKLCPAEGQFPYGGNCSVYFFKCEYNSSGALEGYLQECPHGQVYSSSLEICDTSLYELCTRNNL; from the exons ATGTGGAAATCTGTTTGGTTGCTGATTGTCTTGGCGGTTCTCGTGGACTCCGGTTACGAGGttcgacgaggaaaaaggCAAACGATCGGCCAGG tCGCGCAACAGATTTCGAAGGCACTGGCGAACTTTTCTCCTGTACCGTTTTGGCAATCTTCGGAACCCGACGGATTTGCTTGCAACGAGTCAGGGTATTACGCGGACCCGCACAATTGCAACTACTTTCACCAGTGCGTAGTTTTCTTATCCGACCACCCACTTCGATTCACGTATCGTTGCAACGACGATCGCGTTTACTCGATCGAGAAAAGAAACTGCGTGATGCCCGATGAAAGCGACCGAGTCAAATGTGGTGGAAGAACCAACCGATCGAAGAAACGATCCCCGCCAACGTACCAAG gTGCACGGGACTTGGACCAAACGATATCTCCAAACGTCAACGAACGTCTCCAAAAAGATTACGAGAATCTTTCCGATGGTATACGTGATCTCGAAAGAATCGACAAACTTCCGCTGTTCGAGGAACCTACcgacgaatcgacgacgaCCACACCAGAAACTGAGAACGAAGCTGCAATTTCGACGAcaatgatatttttgaaaaacgaacAATTTAGCGAAGAAACGAAGCATCTTGAACCAACGACCGAACAAGCTACCGACGGAAAGGCAGGAATAACCGCGTCGTCGTTATATTGGGAAACCGATACCACGTCTGTCGAGCAAATCGAACAACGCGTAACGACCGTCTCCGAATCTCCCCCGTCCATTCAACAGGAATACTCTGACGAATCCGAAGAATCACGGTGCATCGACGAGGGTTTCTTTGGCGTCCTCGACGACTGTTCAAAGTTTTACAGATGCGTTCCGGTCGGACATACGTTTCTCAAGTACATCTTCTCCTGTTCTAACGGTACTATCTGGGACGATCATTTAAAAACTTGTAATTTTCGAGCTGCGATCAGAGAAATAACATGTCAGGATAAACGTACTTCGTCGACTACTTCGGAACGTTCGTCAGGCAGCTCGGAAGTTGCTTGTCTTGCTGGTAACTTAACTGCAGATCAAACAGTCATCGTTTGTCCGACTAGCTTTCGTCGGCTTCCAAAGTACTGTAACGTCTTTTATCAGTGTACCACCAACGAAAGCCTGCATATGAATTTTGTTCCGCTGTTATGCCCGGAGAATACGTTTTTCAACGAGGATCGTTTGGAATGCACGAGCAACGAGGTGGGCGAACGAAACGATTGCGTGAATTTCGAACGGTTGGGTACATTGCATGCCAATGAAATG TTCGAGGCTCCGAGTACCAAATTGTGCCCAGCAGAGGGTCAGTTCCCTTACGGTGGAAATTGCtccgtttattttttcaaatgtgaATATAACTCGAGTGGAGCACTTGAAGGATACCTACAGGAATGTCCACATGGTCAGGTGTATTCTTCATCTCTGGAGATATGCGATACCTCGTTGTATGAACTCTGTACTCGTAACAACCTATAA